One Pocillopora verrucosa isolate sample1 chromosome 10, ASM3666991v2, whole genome shotgun sequence genomic window carries:
- the LOC136283826 gene encoding LOW QUALITY PROTEIN: acetylcholinesterase-like (The sequence of the model RefSeq protein was modified relative to this genomic sequence to represent the inferred CDS: inserted 2 bases in 1 codon): MYTPWPDSSDKYALRTQLIDLFGXYAPCHAVADIQSKCADVYMYMFDYQQRVRPLHKAWYGVQHGDNVGYDFGIPLMPRFANLFPDQCDKDISLFIMEMYTNFAKLGNPTPQPVSDVTFERYNSSQRAYLRVDKKSEMKASFAPRRMSFWNDYYPKLMEVKFKKRQW, encoded by the exons ATGTATACCCCATGGCCCGACAGCAGCGATAAATACGCGCTGAGAACTCAGCTTATTGACCTATTTGG ATATGCCCCGTGTCACGCAGTCGCCGATATTCAAAGCAAGTGTGCCGACGTCTATATGTACATGTTCGATTATCAGCAAAGAGTACGCCCCCTTCACAAGGCGTGGTACGGGGTACAACACGGCGATAATGTTGGCTACGATTTTGGAATCCCGTTGATGCCTCGttttgcaaatttgtttccggACCAGTGTGACAAAGACATCAGTTTGTTTATAATGGAAATGTACACAAACTTTGCCAAGCTCGGCAATCCAACACCCCAGCCAGTCAGCGATGTTACGTTCGAGAGGTACAACTCCAGTCAGAGGGCTTATCTCCGGGTGGACAAAAAATCCGAGATGAAAGCTTCGTTTGCTCCTCGCCGAATGTCGTTCTGGAATGATTATTATCCCAAGCTGATGGAAGTCAAGTTTAAAAAGAGACAGTGGTAG